The region TTCTGAACTGTTTTTCAGGAAAACATTATTCAGATTGCTGGTTAAGGAATATGATGATTGAGCAAGAACATAATTCGCCGCTTCTTCTGCCTTCGCCCAGTTGCCTGCATTCAGGTATACTTTGGCAAGCAACGCCATTACCGCGGCTTTATTGACACGCACCCTCTCTGTGGTAATATTGTTCGTTGCACTTAGATAGTGGCTCGATACCAGGTTTGAACTGGTTGTAAGGTCAGCAATAATCTTCGGGTAAATTCCATTAGCATCCTCCTGAACTTGTGCGAGATTGACCCTGTAGTCAGTGGAAGTGTTAAAGGGAATATTCCCAAAATACTGGAGCAAATAAAAATGACACCATGCCCTGATAAAATAAGCCTCGCCTAACAGGTAATTTTTAATAGCAGGGGTAATATTGCTGCTCTTCTCAATACCCCTGATGATCGCATTAGCCTGGTAGATATAAGAATAATAATTGCTCCACATGTTGGTAACAGGTCCGTTATCGGGAGTAATGTTATTGTTGGATATCGCCACCGCGTCTGCAGCAGTGCGGTAGTTAACAGCTTCATCCGATGCTGTTCCGAAAATTAAGAAAGATTGATAGGCCAAACCGGACGACTCCATTTGGGAGTAGATACTTAGCAAAGCGGCAGTCGCCGTTGCATCAGAGTTAAATAATGTTTCTCCGGTCAATTGTGTATCAGGACTACCTACATCCAGGTATTTTTTGCAGGAGGTTAAAAGAATAATTGCCAGATAAAGGATATAATAAGTTCTTGTCATAGCTAATTTTTTTAAAGTTTGTACAGCAATCCCAGCGTAAGCATACTAAGCGGAGGCATCAACGATTTTGTTTCAGGATCGAAACTTTGGTATTTAGTGATGGTAAACAAATTTTGCCCTTGTAGGAAAACCTGCAATTCACCAACTTTTGTTTTTAAGGCCTCATAAGACAAGTATAGATTCCGAAGACGGATAAATGAAGCGTTACTGTAAGCTGCATCACTTAATCTTAAATTGGAATAGCCTGTAGTAGCAAGACTGTTGGAATTACTGAAACGCTGAATGGAGGTAATGTCTCCAGCATGCTGCCAGCGATTCATCACAAGCCTAGGTTGATTTGATACTGTTCCGGGCCGGCCGAACAGAGATAAATAACTGGTTGCATTTTTTTGCCGGACGAATTGAAGATTCAAGCTTATTGTCAACTTTTTATATTGAATGACGTTCTCGAAGCCGCCATAATATTGTTGGCCGGTAAAAACTACTGATTGCTGATCGTTTGGGGCCGATATTTTGTTGTCACGATCAACGTCCTGGTAAATATATATTCCGGTTTGGGGGTCTACACCAAGGTTAAAATAGCGTTTAGCAATAGTCAGGGGCTTTCCTATAACATACGTATTGGCATAGGAAGAGTTGGCCAGATTATCGAACGCCAGTAGCTTGTTCTTCGGGATAGTAAGATTGAACGAGGTCGACCATTTTAAATTCTTTTGCTGGATATTAACGGTACTCAGTACTATCTCCACACCGGTATTTCGGATCTTTGCTGGGAGGTTCCTCAATATACCTGTAAACCCGGTACTCGGAGGCAATGGATATTGGACAAGTTGATTGCCCGTTGTATTGTGATAATAATTAAGCCCGATCAGTACGCGGTCTTTCCAGAACCCCAAGTCAAGACCTGTTTCAACTTTATAAACCTTTTCCCAGCTATATTCAGGATTATAAAGCTTGTTTGGCTGGTAAGGTGTTATACCTAAATAGGGGAAAAGTGACGGGGTATACAAATCGAAATAATTGTAATCACCAATTTGATCATTACCGGTAACACCAGCACTAAATTTAATTTTTCCGAAGCTGATTAATTTGGACTTGGATAAAAAATTCTCTTTCGAAAAGACCCATGAAGTACCAACCGACCCAAAAGTCGCATATCTGCTTTCCGGTCCGTACCGGCTTGAACCATCTCTTCTTGCATTTAACGTAAGCAAATATCGTTGCTTAAGGCTTGCAGTGATTCGGGAGAATAACCCAGTATACCGGTAAGAGAGGTTGGTTTCTCCGTTGGTAGTCACGGTGGCGGCTGCACGCAAACTATTCAGGAGGTCATCACTGGGATAACCCGTACCTGTTTGTGAAAGTCCTTTCTGGGAAGTTGATTGAATCGTTCCGCCTGTAAGTACTTCCAGTCGTAACGACTTTAAGTCACGCTTATAATTGATTTGTGGCTCTATAATTAGCGTATTGATCATATTACTTCCAAATCCTGCAGATACTGAAGCATTCTGGGCTGGGTCGAAAGATGATTTTGGGGTTCTGATTCGGTCGCTAGCACGAATCATAGAGTAACCGACAGTAACCTTAGCTTCAAATCCCGGAAGAGGAAGAGCCGCTAAAGAAATAGTATTAATTGAACTTTCAGATTCACTTCGGTAGGTCTTCCTTAAAGTACTCAAAGGATTAAGCCAGGTAGAGTTTTCCCAGTTAAGTTCACCTGTTGGTTTGTATAAAGCAGGAGCATTAGGAGCGATCAGGATTTGACTTGTAAAATCTCCCTGGGGTAAATAAGTGTCATTTCTTGAATAAGTCGTAGCGACATTTAAGTCAAATCGATTGTCTTC is a window of Chitinophagales bacterium DNA encoding:
- a CDS encoding RagB/SusD family nutrient uptake outer membrane protein, which encodes MTRTYYILYLAIILLTSCKKYLDVGSPDTQLTGETLFNSDATATAALLSIYSQMESSGLAYQSFLIFGTASDEAVNYRTAADAVAISNNNITPDNGPVTNMWSNYYSYIYQANAIIRGIEKSSNITPAIKNYLLGEAYFIRAWCHFYLLQYFGNIPFNTSTDYRVNLAQVQEDANGIYPKIIADLTTSSNLVSSHYLSATNNITTERVRVNKAAVMALLAKVYLNAGNWAKAEEAANYVLAQSSYSLTSNLNNVFLKNSSEAIWQLQANIAGFNSYAGGTIQPTSSTPTVISLTKNLIDSFSAGDQRKINWVKTTTVGANTYYWWYKYKVGQNAPSITEYTMMIRLADIILIRSEARMELDKLSDGLADLNVIRLRAGLAALSTLTKEQLRDAIYKERRCELFGEFSDRWIDLKRSGKINTILGNIKGSNWVSTDQLFPIPLIEMLRHPGMQQNPGY
- a CDS encoding SusC/RagA family TonB-linked outer membrane protein, which codes for MVNTENEPLPGITITIKQNGLAMATDVHGEFYFLNLPAKATLLVTGGEIVPQELEASSNSYQLIVVQQRMSVLDETMVIAYGKTSRRLSTGTVFSVKSNEIAKQPISNPLAGLVGLVPGLQLTPLSGSPGSQYTIRIRGQNSLVNGNDPLIVVDGIPYPVTTINSFSGAGVFSSPLAILNPDDIESIEVLKDADATAIYGSRGANGVILIITKKPTAGKTRVQARTYGGFGRITRNLELLQTPDYIQMRREAYRNDGTTPTTANAPDLLVWDTTRNTDWQKEFIGNTMRVFDGKIDVSGGTALTQFLFNTGIHRESTVLPDDDFGERKFSAGVNIHHHTEDNRFDLNVATTYSRNDTYLPQGDFTSQILIAPNAPALYKPTGELNWENSTWLNPLSTLRKTYRSESESSINTISLAALPLPGFEAKVTVGYSMIRASDRIRTPKSSFDPAQNASVSAGFGSNMINTLIIEPQINYKRDLKSLRLEVLTGGTIQSTSQKGLSQTGTGYPSDDLLNSLRAAATVTTNGETNLSYRYTGLFSRITASLKQRYLLTLNARRDGSSRYGPESRYATFGSVGTSWVFSKENFLSKSKLISFGKIKFSAGVTGNDQIGDYNYFDLYTPSLFPYLGITPYQPNKLYNPEYSWEKVYKVETGLDLGFWKDRVLIGLNYYHNTTGNQLVQYPLPPSTGFTGILRNLPAKIRNTGVEIVLSTVNIQQKNLKWSTSFNLTIPKNKLLAFDNLANSSYANTYVIGKPLTIAKRYFNLGVDPQTGIYIYQDVDRDNKISAPNDQQSVVFTGQQYYGGFENVIQYKKLTISLNLQFVRQKNATSYLSLFGRPGTVSNQPRLVMNRWQHAGDITSIQRFSNSNSLATTGYSNLRLSDAAYSNASFIRLRNLYLSYEALKTKVGELQVFLQGQNLFTITKYQSFDPETKSLMPPLSMLTLGLLYKL